The genomic interval CGCAGAAAATACACCATCCCTTTCAATGTATTAATCGTTTCAAACCGTATGCAGTATGGATGCTGCATACGCGCCTGGACTGAAGATTGATATTGTTCCTGGAATAACAAGATACCGGCCACTCGCATGTATGCAGGTGGCCTTTTTTATCAGGCTGGAAAACGGAGAATGTTGTTGGTATGTCCCATACGCGCACGAATCTGCTGACCACTTTCTGCTGCAGAAAAATAAAAGCCCTGTAGCGTATCACAACCCAGATTCTGCAGAATTCTGGCTTGTTTTTCGTTCTCCACACCCTCGGCCACAGTTTTCAGAGACAATGCCTTGGCCATATCAAGGATCGCTTTAACAAAGATGACATCCTGCTGACTCGAATCAAGTTCCTGAACAAACTGTTTGTCTATTTTCAGAACATCGAAAGGAAACTTCTTCAGGTAGCTAAGACTGGAGTAACCGCATCCAAAATCATCGATAGCAATACGAATCCCCATACTACGAAGCTTCCTCAGCACGCTGATACATTGGTCAGTATTGGTCAGCAACAGCGACTCGGTAATTTCAAAAATAAACCGGGTACCGGACAAATTGTGATTTGACAGAGTCGTTGCCACGCTATCTATAAAGCTATTGTCAGCAACCTGTCTGGCGCTGATATTAATAGACATATGTAACTCTTTACCCTGGACTTCCCATTCGGTCATTTGCTTACAGGCAGCTTCCAGAATGTATTTGCCAACATCACTAATCAAGCCAATGTTTTCAAGCACCGGAATAAAGGTTGCTGGGGGTACCATTTCCCCGGTTTTAGGATTTTTCCAGCGGCAAAGTGCCTCTGTGGCATACACCTCGCCGGTGTCGCTGTCGACGATCGGCTGGTAGTAGAGGAAAAATTCTTCCTGCTTAAAAGCCGCACGCAGATCATCTTCAAGGGCCACCTGACGAGACAAGACTTTTTCTATCTGATGAGAATAAAAACAGACCCGGTTACGGCCAGTATGCTTGGCCCGGTACATCGCGGCATCAGCACGACGCATGAGAGTCTCGGAATCCTCTCCATCCGTTGGACACAACGCTGCTCCCATACTGCAACTGACTGAAATGGATTTGTGATTAATGATCATGGGCTGCCGGACATCATCAATGACTTTGTCACAGATTCTGGTCACCGCACTGGAGTCTGAAATACCCTCAAAAACAAACACAAATTCATCACCCCCTATTCGCGAAATAGTGTCCTCGCCCCGGACATGTTTGCGCAACCGGCTGGCAATAATCTGTAACAACTGATCGCCGGCTTCATGTCCCTGCGTGTCATTTATGGTTTTGAAGTTATCAAGATCCATAAAAACTACACAAAAGCTGTAGGCACTGCGTTTGGTTCTGGCAATCGCAAGATTGATTCGGTCCATCAACAGAATCCGGTTCGGCAGGTCGGTTAACATGTCATGCTGAGCCAGATAGCTCATTTTTTGGGAAATTTTTCGGGTTTCAGTGACATCCTGAAAGACCATTATGGTGCCAACGACTTCTCCTTTCTGATTCGTGATTGGCGAGATACTGTCCTGAATACCAAACGTGTCACCATTAATATTTTTCAGCACTGCAAAATCCGGAATACCCTGAACGGTTTTTTCCTGCATCACCCGGTCAACTGGACAGTCCAGGCGCTTTCCTGATTGTTCATCATATAGGTGAATAACATCATTAAAATGTTTACCAGTGGCAACATCTGTACTCGTATGCAACAACGTTTCTGCCACGGCATTAATAAATGTAATATTGCCATTATTATCCGTGGCAACCACACCATCACCTATCGACCTCAGAG from Gynuella sunshinyii YC6258 carries:
- a CDS encoding bifunctional diguanylate cyclase/phosphodiesterase; amino-acid sequence: MLVSMNQPQSTMTRMSYWIYLAGIMVSYYFLSTMALYLSKEPGSVAMVWYPNIAAGLLLARLPYRLWPAGLVAVLIPQLGVSLPLPQTLAVNLVFSCTALTNVSLIAYFTKKSNDFEQVYDSPLNYAKALVVIAIVPAAIAATVAATGLFLNGFQNIDKGWIVSFTSLVLGGLTIGAPGIALSHFGFKKCAEELLTTWSLGFIAIAAAVSIYAFLHLAYPFAYLALTLVVAALFTNIITISFAASLCSILITTITSFQLYVPNINDPTKTGILFYLPVMIILIPSVVLSVSQHARTLIMNRLEEQMISTRDALLNMPALLCTIDAGGHAVLASKRFLRIMELDTTELIGYPFSKIVMPESMATYNEEVLDALQKGDLVENVMIKVRSRYGREIYLSVSASFESNGDPNQKVYHLHIQNISEEVRLSEKLMEENELMEITLRSIGDGVVATDNNGNITFINAVAETLLHTSTDVATGKHFNDVIHLYDEQSGKRLDCPVDRVMQEKTVQGIPDFAVLKNINGDTFGIQDSISPITNQKGEVVGTIMVFQDVTETRKISQKMSYLAQHDMLTDLPNRILLMDRINLAIARTKRSAYSFCVVFMDLDNFKTINDTQGHEAGDQLLQIIASRLRKHVRGEDTISRIGGDEFVFVFEGISDSSAVTRICDKVIDDVRQPMIINHKSISVSCSMGAALCPTDGEDSETLMRRADAAMYRAKHTGRNRVCFYSHQIEKVLSRQVALEDDLRAAFKQEEFFLYYQPIVDSDTGEVYATEALCRWKNPKTGEMVPPATFIPVLENIGLISDVGKYILEAACKQMTEWEVQGKELHMSINISARQVADNSFIDSVATTLSNHNLSGTRFIFEITESLLLTNTDQCISVLRKLRSMGIRIAIDDFGCGYSSLSYLKKFPFDVLKIDKQFVQELDSSQQDVIFVKAILDMAKALSLKTVAEGVENEKQARILQNLGCDTLQGFYFSAAESGQQIRARMGHTNNILRFPA